Below is a genomic region from Hevea brasiliensis isolate MT/VB/25A 57/8 chromosome 3, ASM3005281v1, whole genome shotgun sequence.
TGGATGAAATCATTTCCTCCAAGGATGCCGTGGATTGATTGCTACATGATCAAATTTATTTCAATCATAATTAAAAATCTTAATTTGAATTGCAAAATCTCTGATTACTTTgcgaattaattaatttgtttattaaTTGCTTATAACCACACACATCGATTCCCAATACAACTCTGAGCAAACAATAAATAAGCAATTAACATTATACATCCGTTCTTAATTTAAGATACTTTCACAAGCTGTGCAGTATCCTCTTATTATTTTCTTTCTGCTCATCAACAGACAACTCTTTCTGAAGTTTAAACACAGAAATGTAAAATCCAAGACCGGTCATAATGGtcaattgaaaatcaaaatcgAGTGGTGACTTGGGAGAAGAGAGCCTTAAAATCTTTTGTTGGAGTGCCAGTTCCCTCTGGCTTGGAGGCTAAGTCAAATGCCTTAAATTTAGCTTCCTCGTATGCTAATGCCTGGTCAGGAGAGGGGAAGGGGTAAAATACAAATGTATACGAGTACTCATAAGTTGAAACAAATAGTCCAAGGATCCAATGCAATTTTGATGAGCAGAAGGATTCCCAGAAAAATTATATGTTTGCAGTTACAAACAACTTGTAATTATTACCTCAATGCAGACTTCTGCAACATCAGCCCTTGCAATGGCTCTTGTATCTGTTTGAAGAAGTTCATCATCCTTCCCAACAAGTAATTCTCGGACGCCGCCTTCTTTATCTTGCAGGCCTCCAGCCCTAAATCATCCAAATAGGTCCATGTCAATTGGCAAGCCACATTAAATATTAGAAACAAGAAGAATGAGATTGCAATAGCACAGTGAAAAATACAATGGGATCAGGCTGGGTAAAATTTTACAATGTCTTTGACCCTGTTTTCTACGTCTATGAAAATTCAGGTGtttattaaacttttttttttgggAGTCATAATGAACCGAGAACAGGATTGTATTTGGGAGGGTACTCAATGCCCAAGGGCACAACATATGGATTCAGTGATAATTCATATTTCTATATTCAGTGGGTATTATGCAAAAGCTTAGAAACCATTTTTGCCAGCATAAACAACTTCGGAAAATAAAATTCCATATAACATAAATTATTATATTCTCCCCTCACTGACTTAATAGAAATATGAAACTCCACCAATGGTGTCTTGACAATAATGTGGTATAAAGTGTAGCCCCCTGACACCAAATTTCGAAATGGGAAGCACAAATGAGATAGAAAGCATCAACCTTATAATTGTGTATGGGATACCAGAATCAGCCAAATACTGTTCAGCCTTTCTCTTCCAAATCTAAAATAACATTGAGAACAAAGTTAGGCTCTCAATGGAAGAAAGGACAATAAATTaatcaaagaaagaactaaaaaaagtCCAATTAACAAAATGAAGAGTAAACTAGTTCTCACAGAGGCTGCAAAGCTACCATAAAAGGGAAGTAAATTTTTAAGTGGTACAGAAAAGGATCACAGACCAATATATTCCCATTGCCCAAACTGTTTAAGGGATGGTTTGGATTTGTCCCACCCATAGACCCAACCAAAATAATCTGATTCACTCCCGCCGCCTTAGCTGTTCAAATGGATAAAATCTAATtcagcaaagaaaaaaaaaaagcaactaaGAACAGGAAACTGAATCCCTGAAACAAGGAAATGGACCCCCACCAGCGTCTATTTGATTCTTCTGACCAATCCAGTCAACCTAAAAAAAAATTGCATCAAACAATGTCGAGAACAAATAAATGAAGTAACAGTACCCAACATTTAGGGAAGTGTGTGTGGATTACCTGTTCAGGATATGCTCCATCTTCATAATAAAACTCAGGCCTTCCACCTTTGGACGGATCAAACCCAGGTTTCATCTTCGGCACTGCACTTGTGAGAATTATGAGAGCATCAATTCCTTGGATAGCAGGGGTGATAATTTCTGCTTCCCTAATATCCCCAACAAAAACATCATCTGCTCCACCAATTTTCTCTTTGCTATCTTGAGTTCTGACCAAACCTCGTGCAACATATTGGCCAGACCTCTCCTTCAATTTCTTATAAACTATTGAACCTGCCATAGTTGAGGCATCATATCATGTCAAAGAAAATACAATCAACAATCCATCTCTTCATTGGAagcaagaagaggaagaagaggctATTTCCTCTCCTTTTGGCTTCAGtaatgaaaagaaaatatgagTAAGCACAAGAAACTTCAAGATCAAACGAAGTGAACCACGTACACATAATAGAGTGATTAAAAAGCCAATCTTCCTAAAATATGATTGCACAACTCAAGCAACCCAAAGTCCATTAATTAGTTTGTCATTTTGGAAATAATTGTTGATGTAATTAGAAGAAAACATATACAGCATATAATATCAAATAGAACATCCAACCAGGATTTTTAATCAGACAACGCAATAATAAAgtaacaaattttctttgtatcTGATTGTCATCAGCAACGCAAAAAGCCAAAGCGCGAGATTCTCAACGGAAAACCTTCGAAACCCCCCTAAAAACCCCAATTCGCGCATCTGAAAACTTTATACAAGAGATTTCCTCCCCAAAATCTATACGCTTCAAAAATACCAAAATTTTTTTCTTCTGAAAAGAAAAGTACCAAAACAATTCAATAAAGCATTAACATTTCTTTCCTTTCAAAGCGTCCATCGATTTCTCAACAACGAAAAGTTGCAAAAGAGAAACaaactgagagagagagagagagagagtaccaGTTCTGCCACCAGCTCCAGTGACAAGAACAGTGGTTGGACGCGAATCCGCCATTGACAATGAAACCGGTTGAAGCCTCCTGAAAGTGTTGCAGTTATTGTGGGTGGTTGAGAGAAATGATAGAGAGgatgaagaaaagaaaggaaatgaaaTGGTAGACGATTTTGAAAGACCCCGCAAGCGTATTTATGACAACGACGGGGCTAGAGAAAGAGAAGAACAATGGCAGTGGACACGTGTTGTAGTAGCCATTGGATGAGTTAAGTTGATGGAATTGAAGTAGGTCGTCGCTGAGAGGGAGCCCTGAATGCGCCGCTCAGTTGTCTCTTTGGTAGCCGTTAATACGCGGCTAAAGTGGTTGGTCGCTCCGGAGTTAAAGCAATATTAATGATCTCAAAAAGCATAAatctataatattttaaaaaaatataagagaATTAAATTTAGTGCGGAAAGATAACAATTAATAATTaagatatataatttataaatataataatatcatgaaaaataacgACGCGTGTCGACTCCTTTAGATTATatacttttttttaatatatatatataaatagattaAAATTGAATCTTAAAAATAGTTTCACGAGAGTAAGCCCCACTTCACTCAATGGCTTGCTTAAAAAtcagagagttttttttttttttctttttgccttttttacattttttatataaaaattactttataatgttaaacattaattttttatctaaatGTTCAAATTTTAATTGCTAAATCTTATATcatacaaaataataataataataataataataataataataataataataataataatagttactacatctattaagaattttaaaatttttaaccttTTAATTTTGGGCATTATAAAACCCtacttattatattatatatatttaaaaatcaattgatttttaattaaattttcagttagaataaaaaattggagaattattttaaaatctctaaattttgccattattcataataaatttaaatttatttttattttttaaaagttatattaatatatatttaaataatttttctctaaaaattgtttataaaatttaaacatttatcattaataatatttcttatatttaaaatctaaaaattttaatgacattaAATCACCACATgtcgcatatatatatatatattaacgctTCAAATGAAATTATACTAATTAAAAATTTCatcattaataaatttttatagtatgttttggaattttaaaaatataaaaaatatttattaaattacaattaaaataatataataaataatttgtgTAATGCTCGTAAAACGACTAATTTTATAGGGAATCCAACACCCCAGTGTCTCACAATAGAgatttattttaataaagtttATCTATAATCTATCAAAAACAATAGAATGGGAAAAAAATATGGTTAAATTTATTAAAGATAAATGCTCTTTATTTTAATTgactaaaaaataataaaaataattactttttaaattcctctattttaataaatataatgtcacgacccaacctacggGTCGGACCGGCAccaggacctaggccagcctaaagcccctaaggcacatagtaagcctaactattcattaacccaatcctaaggcccatattaagcccaatttcaagaattcaactggacagagtctggccataacatGAACCATCAAACAGGGAGTTTTTTATTTACCCGACCTGTGAGCataatatatataacaatttggggagctcagttcaccctccacatactcataatgtcataaaa
It encodes:
- the LOC110646291 gene encoding uncharacterized protein At2g37660, chloroplastic, which encodes MADSRPTTVLVTGAGGRTGSIVYKKLKERSGQYVARGLVRTQDSKEKIGGADDVFVGDIREAEIITPAIQGIDALIILTSAVPKMKPGFDPSKGGRPEFYYEDGAYPEQVDWIGQKNQIDAAKAAGVNQIILVGSMGGTNPNHPLNSLGNGNILIWKRKAEQYLADSGIPYTIIRAGGLQDKEGGVRELLVGKDDELLQTDTRAIARADVAEVCIEALAYEEAKFKAFDLASKPEGTGTPTKDFKALFSQVTTRF